From a region of the Arachis ipaensis cultivar K30076 chromosome B09, Araip1.1, whole genome shotgun sequence genome:
- the LOC107618488 gene encoding auxin-responsive protein IAA14: MATMLAKEHGLNLKETELCLGLPGGGGGGGGGGDTATAETPRATGKRGFSETVDLKLNLQGNDTNKEDLNENLKNVPKEKTLLKDPAKPPAKAQVVGWPPVRSYRKNMMAQKVSTEENNNGSATTEKTTSSAAAAATTAASTGGSFVKVSMDGAPYLRKVDLTMYKSYQDLSDALAKMFSSFTMGNYGSQGMIDFMNESKLMDLLNSSEYVPTYEDKDGDWMLVGDVPWEMFVGSCKRLRIMKGSEAIGLAPRAMEKCKSRS; the protein is encoded by the exons ATGGCAACTATGTTGGCAAAGGAGCATGGCTTGAATCTGAAGGAGACTGAGCTTTGCCTTGGCCTGCCCGGCGGAGGCGGAGGCGGAGGCGGAGGCGGAGACACGGCAACGGCAGAAACTCCGAGAGCCACCGGGAAGAGAGGGTTCTCTGAGACGGTTGATCTGAAGCTTAACCTTCAAGGCAATGATACTAACAAGGAAGATCTGAATGAGAATCTGAAGAATGTTCCAAAGGAGAAGACTCTCCTTAAGGACCCTGCCAAGCCACCCGCTAA AGCTCAAGTAGTTGGATGGCCACCAGTGAGGTCATACAGAAAGAACATGATGGCACAAAAGGTGAGCACTGAGGAAAATAACAATGGCAGCGCCACCACTGAGAAGACAACAAGCAGCGCCGCCGCTGCAGCCACCACCGCAGCTTCTACTGGTGGTTCATTTGTGAAGGTCTCCATGGATGGAGCTCCTTACCTTCGCAAGGTCGACCTGACAATGTACAAAAGCTACCAAGACTTATCTGATGCCTTGGCCAAAATGTTCAGCTCCTTCACCATGG GTAACTATGGGTCCCAAGGAATGATTGATTTCATGAATGAGAGCAAGTTGATGGATCTTCTGAACAGCTCTGAGTATGTGCCAACCTATGAAGATAAGGATGGTGACTGGATGCTCGTGGGTGATGTCCCATGGGA GATGTTTGTTGGATCATGCAAGCGTCTGCGAATAATGAAAGGATCAGAAGCTATTGGGCTTG CGCCGAGGGCCATGGAGAAATGCAAAAGCAGAAGCTGA